A single region of the Sandaracinaceae bacterium genome encodes:
- the guaB gene encoding IMP dehydrogenase produces the protein MTDSHQTSAFREALTFDDVLLEPGYADFLPKDADVSTRLTRGLELRIPIVSSAMDTVTEWRTAVIMAREGGIGIIHKNLTPEEQATQVLKVKRAESGMIVDPVTVRPDQPLAQALDIMRQHDISGLPVVQDGKPVGILTSRDVRFETNLDQPVMSLMTRDLVTVSPGVETQAAKSILHKHRIEKLLVVGEQGELVGLITIKDLLQAERYPHAIKDAYGRLRVGAATGVGAESAQRIRLLAEAGVDVIVIDTAHGHSKGVIDAVRATKKAYPHLELVAGNVATAAATEALIEAGADAVKVGIGPGSICTTRVVAGIGMPQVTAIKDCAAVGRKHGVPIIADGGVKYSGDVVKAIACGASTVMIGSLFAGTDEAPGELVLFQGRTFKSYRGMGSVGAMRKGSADRYSQGDVVDAEKLVPEGIEGRVPYAGPLSSVVYQLVGGLRAGMGYTGCQTVEKLQTQSRFIRMTGAGLKESHVHDVVVTEEAPNYRRG, from the coding sequence GTGACCGATTCCCATCAGACAAGCGCGTTCCGCGAGGCCCTCACCTTCGACGATGTTCTCCTCGAGCCCGGCTACGCGGACTTCCTGCCCAAGGACGCCGACGTCAGCACCCGGCTGACACGAGGGCTCGAGCTGCGCATCCCCATCGTGTCCAGCGCGATGGACACGGTCACGGAGTGGCGCACGGCGGTCATCATGGCCCGCGAAGGTGGGATCGGCATCATCCACAAGAACCTGACGCCGGAAGAGCAGGCCACGCAGGTCCTCAAGGTGAAACGCGCCGAGAGCGGGATGATCGTGGACCCCGTCACGGTGCGGCCCGATCAGCCCCTCGCGCAGGCGCTGGACATCATGCGTCAGCACGACATCTCGGGGCTCCCGGTCGTGCAGGACGGCAAGCCGGTGGGCATCCTGACCAGCCGCGACGTGCGCTTCGAGACCAACCTCGACCAGCCCGTCATGAGCCTCATGACGCGCGACCTGGTCACGGTCTCGCCCGGCGTGGAGACGCAGGCCGCCAAGAGCATCCTCCACAAGCACCGCATCGAGAAGCTGCTGGTGGTGGGCGAGCAGGGCGAGCTGGTGGGGCTCATCACCATCAAGGACCTCCTGCAGGCCGAGCGCTATCCGCACGCGATCAAGGACGCATACGGGCGCCTGCGTGTGGGCGCGGCGACGGGGGTGGGCGCCGAGAGCGCGCAGCGCATCCGGCTGCTGGCGGAGGCGGGCGTCGACGTCATCGTCATCGACACGGCGCATGGGCACAGCAAGGGCGTCATCGACGCCGTCCGCGCTACCAAGAAGGCCTACCCGCACCTCGAGCTGGTGGCCGGCAACGTGGCCACCGCCGCCGCCACGGAGGCGCTCATCGAGGCCGGCGCCGACGCCGTCAAGGTCGGCATTGGGCCCGGCTCCATCTGCACCACCCGCGTGGTGGCAGGCATCGGCATGCCGCAGGTCACGGCCATCAAGGACTGCGCGGCCGTGGGCCGCAAGCACGGTGTGCCCATCATCGCGGACGGCGGCGTGAAGTACAGCGGCGACGTGGTGAAGGCCATCGCGTGCGGCGCCAGCACCGTCATGATCGGCTCGCTCTTCGCCGGCACCGACGAGGCGCCGGGCGAGCTGGTGCTGTTCCAGGGCCGCACGTTCAAGAGCTACCGCGGCATGGGCAGCGTGGGCGCCATGCGCAAGGGCTCGGCCGACCGCTACTCGCAGGGCGACGTGGTGGACGCCGAGAAGCTGGTGCCCGAGGGCATCGAGGGCCGCGTCCCCTACGCCGGTCCGCTAAGCTCGGTGGTCTATCAGCTCGTGGGCGGCTTGCGCGCGGGCATGGGCTACACCGGCTGCCAGACCGTCGAGAAGCTGCAGACGCAGTCGCGCTTCATCCGCATGACGGGCGCGGGGCTCAAGGAGAGCCACGTGCACGACGTGGTGGTCACCGAGGAAGCCCCGAACTACCGGCGCGGCTGA
- the thiD gene encoding bifunctional hydroxymethylpyrimidine kinase/phosphomethylpyrimidine kinase: protein MRPRRVADGDGSDDNRAVPAGTDDSNHADQTPDGQRATQAVAPVALTVAGSDPSGGAGAQADLKTFHQHGVYGAAVMSLLTVQNTRGCEQVVVLDAALVAAQLRAVLTDLPVRVLKTGALGSAANVRAVAECLRDASARRPPRVGEPDVAQPLLCVVDPVRLASAGPGGALLAEDARDVLRRELLPQVTVLTPNLAEAAWLTGREVQTLPQARDAARALLDLGPRAVLVKGGHLRGPAVDVLAIDGSLHELRAERVETRAGHGTGCSLASAIAARLAHGEPMLPAVIHAKAWVREALVTAPERGGGTWPLNHFAPVPLRARDD from the coding sequence ATGCGTCCGCGCCGGGTTGCGGATGGCGACGGCTCGGACGACAACAGGGCGGTGCCTGCTGGAACGGACGACTCGAACCACGCGGACCAGACACCCGACGGCCAGCGGGCGACGCAGGCGGTCGCGCCGGTTGCGCTGACCGTGGCCGGCTCGGACCCTTCGGGCGGGGCTGGCGCCCAGGCGGACCTCAAGACCTTCCACCAGCACGGCGTGTATGGCGCGGCCGTGATGAGCCTGCTCACCGTGCAGAACACGCGCGGCTGCGAGCAGGTGGTGGTGCTGGACGCGGCGCTGGTGGCGGCGCAGCTGCGCGCCGTGCTGACCGACCTGCCGGTGCGTGTGCTCAAGACGGGCGCGCTTGGCTCGGCGGCCAACGTGCGCGCGGTGGCCGAGTGCCTGCGCGACGCGTCCGCCCGCCGTCCGCCCCGCGTGGGCGAGCCCGATGTGGCGCAGCCGCTCCTGTGCGTGGTGGACCCGGTGCGCTTGGCCTCGGCCGGCCCGGGGGGCGCGCTGCTGGCCGAGGACGCGCGTGACGTCCTGCGCCGTGAGCTGCTGCCCCAGGTGACCGTGCTCACCCCCAACCTGGCCGAGGCCGCTTGGCTCACGGGGCGCGAGGTGCAGACCCTGCCCCAGGCCCGCGACGCCGCCCGGGCGCTGCTCGACCTCGGACCCCGCGCCGTGCTGGTGAAGGGGGGGCACCTCAGAGGGCCCGCCGTGGACGTGCTGGCGATCGACGGATCGCTACACGAGCTGCGCGCCGAACGCGTGGAGACGCGTGCCGGGCACGGGACGGGCTGCAGCCTGGCGAGCGCCATCGCGGCCCGTCTGGCCCATGGGGAGCCCATGCTTCCCGCGGTGATTCACGCCAAAGCCTGGGTGCGCGAGGCGCTCGTGACGGCCCCGGAGCGAGGGGGCGGGACCTGGCCCTTGAACCACTTCGCGCCCGTGCCTTTGCGCGCCCGTGACGACTGA
- a CDS encoding ParA family protein: MAPTRTVRRIAVFNHKGGTGKTTTSVNLAAGLAEAGYNVLLVDADGQGNVGASLGIRGEKTLYHVLVHGLAPEDAAIPVRKGLDVITSNETLAAAELHLAQRASRDRVLRERLGTLGDSYDVVVLDCAPALSLMNQNALVYADSVIVPVSCDYLSLVGVKQVLKTLRNVRELLKHDVDIVGVLPTFYDSRNRVARDAVDALRKHFGEKCLPPVRVNTRLREAPTAKQSIFEYDPECHGAADYRQLVQHVLSVTEPASRGASAGFQELLASA; this comes from the coding sequence ATGGCGCCGACGCGCACCGTGCGCCGCATCGCCGTGTTCAACCACAAGGGCGGCACCGGCAAGACCACTACCAGCGTGAACCTCGCGGCTGGTCTGGCCGAGGCCGGCTACAACGTCCTGCTGGTCGACGCCGACGGCCAGGGCAACGTGGGGGCCTCGCTGGGCATTCGGGGCGAGAAGACCCTCTACCACGTGCTGGTGCACGGCCTCGCCCCCGAAGACGCCGCCATTCCAGTCCGCAAGGGCCTCGACGTGATCACCTCCAACGAGACGCTGGCCGCCGCCGAGCTGCACCTGGCGCAGCGAGCCAGCCGCGACCGCGTGCTGCGCGAGCGCCTTGGAACGCTCGGCGATTCGTACGACGTGGTCGTGCTGGACTGCGCGCCCGCGCTCTCGCTCATGAACCAGAACGCGCTGGTCTACGCCGACAGCGTCATCGTCCCCGTGTCCTGCGACTACCTGTCGCTGGTCGGCGTGAAGCAGGTGCTCAAGACCCTCCGCAACGTGCGCGAACTGCTGAAGCACGACGTCGACATCGTAGGGGTGCTGCCCACGTTCTACGACAGCCGCAACCGTGTGGCCCGCGACGCGGTGGACGCGCTGCGCAAACACTTCGGCGAGAAGTGCCTGCCGCCGGTGCGGGTCAACACGCGCCTGCGCGAAGCCCCCACGGCCAAGCAGAGCATCTTCGAGTACGACCCGGAGTGCCACGGCGCTGCAGACTATCGCCAGCTGGTGCAGCACGTCCTGTCGGTCACCGAGCCCGCGTCGCGCGGCGCCTCGGCCGGCTTTCAGGAGCTGTTGGCGTCGGCCTGA
- a CDS encoding DNA topoisomerase IV subunit A encodes MAKKPKKTQPELPIQDFADASLAEETRRRYLNYALSVITARALPDVRDGLKPVQRRILYTMHNELRLRSDAKHRKSAAVVGDVMGKFHPHGDTALYEAMVRMAQTFSMRLPLVDGRGNFGSPDGDSPAAMRYTEARLQALANELLDDLGNRTVGFRPNYDGTRFEPEVLPARFPNLLVNGSQGIAVGMATSIPPHNLGEVVKACLAMIDDPDISLKGVLKFIKGPDFPTGGELLASKAEIEEVYATGSGSLKLRGTWKLEPGDSKRDPDLIAINAIPYGVERRAVVEKIAEIIIAKKLPGLVDVRDESTEDCRIVCELKPGADPNLVMAYVNKHTPLQMSMQVNLTCLIPTNDYDIADGVPEAGVEIVVPGGDVCAPQRVDLLTALRHFLDFRLEVITRRLRFELLKLWERIHILEGYVIVFDALDETIKIIRNSEDKADAAAKLTKRFGLSDLQVDHILELRLHRLAKLQILVIREELAEKQARAAIIVQQLGNQKSRWNIVRAELHELQDKYLDLRRTKILTNVDEPAFDAEEFIVDEDAMVVVTVQGWVKRQGSVKDVSKVRVREGDQVLAIVGGSTRSSVAFFSNQGTCYVTRIVDIPATTGHGSPIPTLFKMGDGERIIYAVGMDPRMLDVPAPTEGSSEPEAPFVVAVTKQGMSLRLSLRGHRDPSTKAGRKFTRLKDGDEVVFVGLVDEGNALACCTREGRALVCNSDEVNALAGAGRGVTLIKLSGDDYVMGAGVLTRDSDVLLVKREGGNEYRITTRKYELVSRGGKGFSLFKRGSVEKVVMDLPEAPEIPAGDA; translated from the coding sequence ATGGCCAAGAAACCAAAGAAAACGCAGCCCGAGCTGCCCATCCAAGACTTCGCGGACGCCTCGCTGGCCGAGGAGACCCGCCGCCGCTACCTCAACTACGCGCTGAGCGTCATCACCGCGCGCGCCCTGCCGGACGTGCGGGACGGCCTCAAGCCCGTGCAGCGGCGCATCCTCTACACCATGCACAACGAGCTGCGCCTGCGCAGCGACGCCAAGCACCGCAAGAGCGCCGCGGTGGTGGGCGACGTGATGGGCAAGTTCCATCCGCACGGCGACACCGCGCTCTACGAGGCCATGGTCCGCATGGCCCAGACGTTCTCCATGCGCCTGCCGCTGGTGGACGGCCGCGGCAACTTCGGCTCCCCGGATGGGGACTCGCCCGCCGCCATGCGTTACACGGAGGCGCGCCTCCAGGCGCTGGCCAACGAGCTGCTGGACGACCTGGGCAACCGCACGGTGGGCTTCCGCCCGAACTACGACGGCACGCGCTTCGAGCCCGAGGTGCTGCCCGCGCGCTTCCCCAACCTGCTGGTGAACGGCTCGCAGGGCATCGCGGTGGGCATGGCCACCAGCATCCCGCCGCACAACCTGGGCGAGGTGGTGAAGGCCTGCCTCGCGATGATCGACGACCCGGACATCTCGCTCAAGGGCGTGCTCAAGTTCATCAAGGGGCCGGACTTCCCCACGGGCGGTGAGCTGCTGGCGAGCAAGGCGGAGATCGAAGAGGTCTACGCTACGGGCAGCGGCAGCCTGAAGCTGCGCGGCACGTGGAAGCTCGAGCCCGGCGACAGCAAGCGCGACCCCGACCTGATCGCCATCAACGCCATCCCGTACGGTGTGGAGCGGCGCGCGGTGGTCGAGAAGATCGCCGAGATCATCATCGCCAAGAAGCTGCCGGGGCTGGTGGACGTGCGCGACGAGTCCACCGAGGACTGCCGCATCGTGTGCGAGCTGAAGCCGGGCGCCGACCCCAACCTGGTGATGGCGTACGTCAACAAGCACACGCCGCTGCAGATGAGCATGCAGGTGAACCTGACGTGCTTGATCCCCACCAACGACTACGACATCGCGGACGGCGTGCCCGAGGCCGGCGTGGAGATCGTCGTCCCCGGCGGCGACGTGTGCGCGCCGCAGCGGGTGGACCTGCTGACCGCGCTGCGGCACTTCCTCGACTTCCGGCTGGAGGTCATCACGCGCCGGCTGCGCTTCGAGCTGCTCAAGCTGTGGGAGCGCATCCACATCTTGGAAGGCTACGTCATCGTCTTCGACGCGCTGGACGAGACCATCAAGATCATCCGCAACAGCGAGGACAAGGCCGACGCGGCCGCCAAGCTGACCAAGCGCTTCGGGCTGAGCGACCTGCAGGTCGACCACATCCTCGAGCTGCGCCTGCACCGCCTGGCCAAGCTGCAGATCCTGGTCATCCGCGAGGAGCTGGCCGAGAAGCAGGCGCGCGCCGCCATCATCGTGCAGCAGCTGGGCAACCAGAAGTCGCGCTGGAACATCGTGCGCGCCGAGCTGCACGAGCTGCAGGACAAGTACCTGGACCTGCGGCGCACCAAGATCCTCACCAACGTGGACGAGCCGGCCTTCGACGCCGAGGAGTTCATCGTGGACGAGGACGCCATGGTGGTCGTCACGGTGCAGGGCTGGGTCAAGCGTCAGGGCAGCGTCAAGGACGTGTCCAAGGTGCGCGTGCGCGAGGGGGACCAGGTGCTCGCCATCGTGGGCGGCTCCACGCGCTCCAGCGTCGCGTTCTTCTCCAACCAGGGCACGTGCTACGTCACGCGCATCGTGGACATCCCGGCCACGACGGGGCACGGCTCGCCCATCCCGACCTTGTTCAAGATGGGGGACGGCGAACGCATCATCTACGCGGTGGGCATGGACCCGCGCATGCTGGACGTGCCCGCGCCCACCGAGGGCAGCAGCGAGCCGGAGGCGCCGTTCGTGGTGGCGGTCACCAAGCAGGGCATGTCGCTGCGGCTGTCGCTGCGCGGGCACCGCGACCCCAGCACCAAGGCCGGGCGCAAGTTCACGCGCCTCAAGGACGGCGACGAGGTGGTCTTCGTGGGCTTGGTCGACGAGGGCAACGCGCTGGCTTGCTGTACCCGTGAGGGGCGCGCGCTGGTATGCAACAGCGACGAGGTCAACGCGCTGGCTGGCGCTGGCCGCGGCGTGACGCTCATCAAGCTCAGCGGCGACGACTACGTCATGGGCGCGGGCGTGCTCACGCGCGACTCCGACGTGCTCCTGGTCAAGCGTGAGGGCGGCAACGAGTACCGCATCACGACCCGCAAGTACGAGCTGGTCTCGCGCGGCGGCAAGGGCTTCTCTCTCTTCAAGCGCGGCTCGGTGGAGAAGGTCGTCATGGACCTGCCCGAGGCCCCCGAGATTCCGGCAGGTGACGCATGA
- a CDS encoding CDGSH iron-sulfur domain-containing protein — protein sequence MTEVVRGKQALIRFEGEKCIHSRQCVLGRPDVFVPNVEGEWIHPDAATPDELLALALGCPSGAIEVERLDGGPGEVPPKVNLARVRENGPLALHAEMSIAGHGERLRATLCRCGASAHKPFCDGSHTAASFQATGEPATKPTEPLAVRNGPIQVKPLPNGPLQVKGPLEIVSGTGRTTDRTEKVFFCRCGQSANKPYCDGTHNKVGFTAD from the coding sequence ATGACCGAGGTCGTCCGAGGAAAGCAGGCTCTCATCCGCTTCGAAGGCGAGAAGTGCATCCACTCGCGGCAGTGCGTGCTAGGGCGCCCCGACGTGTTCGTGCCGAACGTGGAGGGGGAGTGGATTCACCCCGACGCGGCGACGCCGGACGAGCTGCTCGCGTTGGCGCTGGGGTGCCCGTCGGGAGCCATCGAGGTGGAGCGCCTGGACGGCGGTCCGGGCGAGGTGCCGCCCAAGGTCAACCTCGCGCGCGTCCGCGAAAACGGGCCGCTGGCGCTCCACGCCGAGATGAGCATCGCGGGGCACGGGGAGCGGCTGCGCGCTACGCTGTGTCGCTGCGGAGCGTCTGCCCACAAGCCCTTCTGCGACGGGAGCCACACCGCGGCGTCGTTCCAGGCGACCGGCGAACCGGCCACCAAGCCCACCGAGCCGCTCGCGGTGCGGAACGGACCCATTCAGGTGAAGCCCCTGCCCAACGGGCCGCTGCAGGTGAAGGGCCCGCTCGAGATCGTCTCCGGCACCGGGCGCACCACCGACCGCACCGAGAAGGTGTTCTTCTGTCGCTGCGGACAGTCCGCGAACAAGCCCTACTGCGACGGCACGCACAACAAGGTCGGCTTCACCGCCGACTGA
- a CDS encoding type IIA DNA topoisomerase subunit B: MSYSADQIEVLEGLEPVRKRPAMYIGGTDRTGYHHLLWEIVDNCVDEAINGHASRIEVTIDADLKGARVADNGRGIPVDKHPKFKKSALELILCTLHAGGKFGGKGYAVSGGLHGVGSSVVNALSERLEATICREGSEYRQSYERGVPLAPVKKVGEARKKGTEIYFKPDPQIFGKSGAFEPDRIRERLEATSYLHRGLKIVLRLESDGSREEFHHPNGIADFLTKLVAQRKKPPIHPVAFTYEREGDPRVEVALQWTEGTDELIKSYANGIPTGNGGTHENGFKQAVNKAIRGYMDAHNIAPKGLKIVAEDIREGVVALVSAYVSEPQFQGQTKDRLNNAEVTAPIENAVRTALEQWLHNNSSAAEAIIARIIISARARQASRAASAQVSRKTAVSHRLNLPGKLSDCASTDPADCELFLVEGDSAGGNAKAARDRRTQAILPLRGKVLNAERATDAQVLANKELQNIVSALGTGIGKGFDLSKLRYNRIFLLMDADSDGHHIATLLLTFFYRKMPSLIRNGHVFLAQPPLFRIDAGKETYWALDEQQRDRVLRGLPRNVKPDISRFKGLGEMPASDLKETTLDPRQRRALRVTIEDALEAETVISQLMGKDPQSRYEFIMERARQADAEELDL, translated from the coding sequence ATGAGTTACTCCGCAGATCAGATCGAGGTCCTCGAGGGCCTGGAGCCGGTGCGCAAGCGCCCCGCCATGTACATCGGCGGCACGGACCGCACGGGCTACCACCACCTCCTGTGGGAGATCGTGGACAACTGCGTGGACGAGGCCATCAACGGGCATGCGTCGCGCATCGAGGTCACCATCGACGCGGACCTCAAGGGGGCGCGCGTGGCCGACAACGGGCGCGGCATCCCGGTGGACAAGCACCCCAAGTTCAAGAAGAGCGCGCTCGAGCTCATCCTCTGCACGCTGCACGCGGGCGGCAAGTTCGGCGGCAAGGGCTACGCGGTGTCGGGCGGCTTGCATGGCGTGGGCTCGTCCGTGGTGAACGCGCTCAGCGAGCGGCTCGAGGCCACCATCTGTCGTGAGGGCAGCGAGTACCGCCAGAGCTACGAGCGCGGCGTGCCCCTCGCGCCCGTCAAGAAGGTGGGCGAGGCGCGCAAGAAGGGCACGGAGATCTACTTCAAGCCCGACCCGCAGATCTTCGGCAAGAGCGGCGCGTTCGAGCCGGACCGCATCCGCGAGCGGCTGGAGGCCACGAGCTACCTGCACCGTGGGCTCAAGATCGTGCTGCGCTTGGAGAGCGATGGCTCGCGCGAGGAGTTCCACCACCCGAACGGCATCGCGGACTTCCTCACCAAGCTGGTGGCGCAACGCAAGAAGCCCCCCATCCACCCGGTGGCCTTCACCTACGAGCGCGAGGGAGACCCGCGCGTGGAGGTGGCGCTGCAGTGGACCGAGGGCACCGACGAGCTCATCAAGAGCTACGCCAACGGCATCCCCACGGGCAACGGCGGTACGCACGAGAACGGCTTCAAGCAGGCGGTGAACAAGGCCATCCGCGGCTACATGGACGCGCACAACATCGCGCCCAAGGGCCTGAAGATCGTGGCGGAGGACATCCGCGAGGGCGTGGTGGCGCTGGTCAGCGCCTACGTGAGCGAGCCGCAGTTCCAGGGCCAGACCAAGGACCGCCTGAACAACGCCGAGGTCACCGCGCCCATCGAGAACGCGGTGCGCACGGCGCTCGAGCAGTGGCTGCACAACAACTCGTCGGCGGCCGAGGCCATCATCGCGCGCATCATCATCTCGGCGCGCGCGCGCCAGGCCAGCCGCGCGGCCAGCGCGCAGGTGAGCCGCAAGACCGCGGTCAGCCACCGCCTGAACCTGCCCGGCAAGCTGAGCGACTGCGCCAGCACGGACCCGGCGGACTGCGAGCTGTTCCTGGTCGAGGGTGACTCGGCCGGTGGCAACGCGAAGGCGGCGCGCGACCGGCGCACGCAGGCCATCTTGCCGCTGCGCGGTAAGGTGCTGAACGCCGAGCGCGCGACCGACGCGCAGGTGCTGGCCAACAAGGAGCTGCAGAACATCGTCAGCGCCTTGGGCACGGGCATCGGCAAGGGCTTCGACCTGAGCAAGCTGCGCTACAACCGCATCTTCCTGCTGATGGACGCCGACAGCGATGGGCACCACATCGCCACGCTCTTGCTGACGTTCTTCTACCGAAAGATGCCGTCGCTCATCCGCAACGGGCACGTGTTCCTGGCGCAGCCGCCGCTGTTCCGCATCGACGCGGGCAAGGAGACGTACTGGGCGCTGGACGAGCAGCAGCGCGACCGCGTGCTGCGCGGGCTGCCGCGCAACGTGAAGCCCGACATCAGCCGCTTCAAGGGGTTGGGCGAGATGCCGGCGAGCGACCTGAAGGAGACCACGCTGGACCCGCGCCAGCGGCGCGCGCTGCGCGTGACCATCGAGGACGCGCTCGAGGCGGAGACGGTCATCAGCCAGCTGATGGGGAAGGACCCGCAGAGCCGGTACGAGTTCATCATGGAGCGCGCCCGACAGGCGGATGCGGAGGAGCTCGACTTGTAG